Genomic DNA from Sphingomonas lacunae:
CTTCCTGTTCCCGCTATGCAGCTGCCATGGCCAAGCCCAAACGCACCTTTGTCTGCCAGGCGTGCGGCAGCTCGCAAAACCGCTGGCAAGGGCAATGCCCCGACTGCGGCGAATGGAACACGCTCGCCGAAGAAGCCCCTGCCACTGTCTTCTCGCAAAAGCATGACCTGTCGGCCGGTGGCCGCCCGATTGAGCTGGAAAGCCTCTCGGGCGCGGACACCATGCCGGCGCGCATGCACAGCGGTGTCGGCGAATTTGACCGTGCGGTTGGCGGTGGACTGGTTGCCGGCTCCGCGACGCTGATCGGCGGTGATCCCGGCATAGGCAAGTCGACGTTGTTGTTGCAGGTCGCGGCCCGCCTCGCGCTGGCTGGCAAGTCGGTGGCCTATGTCTCGGGAGAGGAAGCCGCCGGGCAGGTTCGCCTGCGCGCCGCCCGGCTGGGCTATGCCAATGCGCCGGTCAGCCTCGCCTCGGCCACGTCTGTGCGCGACATTTTGACCACGATGGGGCAGGGCGCTGCCCCTGACCTCCTCATCATCGATTCGATCCAGACGATGCATTCGGACCTGATCGAGGGTGCGCCCGGCACCGTCAGCCAGGTCCGCGCCTCGGCGCAGGAGTTGATACGCTTTGCCAAGGATCGCGGCACCGCCGTCATCCTCGTCGGCCATGTCACCAAGGACGGCAGCCTCGCCGGCCCGCGCGTGCTCGAACATATGGTCGACACAGTTCTGGCGTTCGAGGGGGAACGCAGCCACCAGTATCGCATCCTCCGCGCGGTCAAAAACCGCTTTGGCGGCACCGACGAGATCGGCGTGTTCGCCATGGCGCAGGAGGGGTTGCAGGAAGTCACCAATCCCTCCGCCCTGTTCCTCACCGACCGGCACGGGGAGGTCGCGCCGGGCACCGCTGTCTTCCCGGCGCTGGAGGGCACGCGCCCTGTCCTCGTCGAGATACAGGCGCTGACCCTGCGCCTCGCCAGCGGGGCCACCCCGCGCCGTGCCGTCGTCGGCTGGGATTCGGGCCGCCTCGCGATGATCCTTGCGGTGCTGGAGGCGCGCTGCGGCCTCTCGCTCTCTTCGGCGGAGGTCTATCTCAACGTTGCCGGTGGCTATCGCCTGACCGATCCGGCGGCGGATATGGCGGTAGCGGCGGCGATCATTTCGGCCTTTGCCGAACGGCCCATCCCCGCCGATGCCGTCATTTTCGGGGAGATTGCGCTGTCGGGCGAATTGCGCCCGGTCGCCCACGCACCGCTCCGGCTCAAGGAAGCGGGCAAGCTCGGTTTCGCCCGGGCGATCATTCCCGCCCATGCCGCGCCCGATGCCGGCGTCCGCCTGCAAACGCATGATCGCCTCGCCGATTTCGTTGACCATCTGCTGGGCAGGGGATAGCGACGGCGGCATGTACGGATTGACCGCGCTCGACATCATCATCCTGCTCGCCCTTGCCGGGGGAGCCATTACCGGCCTCATGCGCGGCTTTGTGCAAGAGGTGCTGTCGCTTGGCGCGTTGATCGTCGCCCTGTTCGCGCTGCGCATCCTCCACCAACCGGCGACTGAGTGGCTGACACCGACCATCGGCACCGAAACCGGATCGTCGGTGCTCGCCTTTGCCCTGATCATGGGCATCATCTGGGGCGGGGGCAAATTCGCGGCGGTCCAGATCGGCAGCCGCACCCGCTCGAGCCTGATCGGCCCGGTCGACCGTTTGCTCGGTGGCGGTTTCGGCCTGCTCAAGGCGCTGTTGATCGCTTCAGCGCTCTTCATGTTGGTCAATCTCGCTTATGATCTCGTCTTTGGCGCGTCGTCCGAACGCCCTGGCTGGATGAGCGAAGGTCGCACCTATCCGCTGATGCGCGCGACCAGCGCGCTCCTTTCCGACGTGGCGGCAGAGCGTATCCGGGACCGGGCCGATCCCCCGCCCGCCGCGCCGTTGCCCGACGCGCCGGGCGGCTGAGGCTGTGGCCTCCGCCCTCTATACCACCAAGCTTCTGCGGCTTGCCGTCGAAGCGGCCAGCCACCCCCGTCTGAGCCAGCCTGACGCCAGCGAGGAGGCGCGCGCGCCCCTGTGCGGCAGCCGCATCGCCCTTGATCTGACGGTTGATGACCAGGGCCGCGTCAGTGCGATCGGGTTCGATGTCAACGCCTGCGCCGTGGGACAGGCCTCTGCTGCCATCCTTGCCGATGTGGCGCGGGGCCGCAGCGTCGAGGAATTGCGCGCCGCCGCCGATTCCCTGACCCTGTGGCTGAATGATCGCGCCGCTCCGATGCCGGACTGGCCGCGCCTCGTTGAACTGGCCGAAGCCCGCGCCTATCCCGCCCGGCATGGTGCGATCCTCTTGCCCTGGCGTGCCGCCGCGACGGCTGCCCATCGCGCCGCAGCCTGCAAGGCCGGCGCATGAATCTCGCCCTCACCGAATTTGTCATCCTGCTCGGCGCAGCGCTGCTCTGTGTGATCCTGTTCCGCCGCATCGGTCTTGGCGCGGTGCTGGGCTATCTGGTCGCGGGCGCGCTTGTCGGTCCGCACGGCCTCGCGCTCGTCGGTGGGGGAGAAGCAAAGCTGCAATTTGCCGAACTGGGTATCGCCCTTTTGTTGTTCCTCGTCGGGCTGGAACTCAATCCGCGTCGCCTCTGGCATCTGCGCCGCGAAATCTTCGGTCTCGGCCTGTCGCAGGTGCTGGTCTCTGGCGCGGCGCTTTTCGCCTTCCTGCTCGCGGTCAGCGGCTTCACCTGGCAGGCGGTGCTGGCCCTCGCCCTGCCGCTGGCCCTGTCCTCGACGGCACAGGTGCTGCCCGGCCTCAAATCCTCGGGCCGCATCAACTCGCCCTTTGGTGAAAAGGCCTTTTCGATCCTGCTGCTGCAGGATCTGTCGATTGTTCCCTTCATCACGATCATCGCCGCCCTTTCACGCGCGCCGGTGGATCCAGCCGCCCCATCGGGCTGGCAAATGGCGCTCTATACCGTCGGCGCGGTTGCCGGTCTGGTGCTGGCCGGACGCTTCATCCTCCACCCGCTGCTGAAAATCGTCGGCCGCATCGGTGAACGCGAATTGTTCGTTGTCGTCGGCCTGTTCACCGTGCTTGCCGCTGCTGGCCTGATGCACGCGCTGCATCTGTCCATCGCGCTCGGTGCCTTTGTGGCAGGGGTCATGCTCGCCGATTCACCCTACCGCCATGAACTGGAAGCGGATGTCGAACCCTTCCGTTCGATCCTGCTCGGCCTTTTCTTCCTTGCGGTCGGCATGGTGCTCGATGTCGGCGTGGTGATGGAACGGCCGCTCACTGTCATCGGCCTTGCCGCTGGCCTGATCCTGATCAAGACCGCCGTTCTGTGGGGTGTCGCCCGCCTGTTCGGCATGGCCTGGCGCCCTGCGCTGGCGCTCGCCCTGCTGCTCAGCCAGGGCGGAGAATTCGGCTTTGTCCTCTTCACCCAGGCCCAGCAGGCTCAATTGATCCTGCCAGAGGCGGCCAGCCTGTTCACCGCCGTCGTCACCCTGTCGATGGCCGCCACCCCTTTCCTCATGCTGTTCACCCGCTTTCTTGAATATAGCAGGGAAGCGGACGGATCGGACCTTGATGGCCCGGAAGCCGCAGCCAATGGTCGCGCCATTGTCGTGGGTTATGGGCGCTTTGGCCAGATGGTCGCGCAGATGCTCCATGCCGCCGACATTTCGGTGACGCTGATCGACAAGCGCCCGTCACAGATCGAACTGTCGGGGCGCTTTGATACAAAGGTCTATTATGGTGACGGTCTCCGGCTTGATGTGCTGCACCACGCCGGGGCTGACGAAGCGCAGCTGATTGCCCTGTGCATCGATGATGCTGCCATGGGTGCTGATCAGATTGGCGCGATAAAACATGCCTTTCCCAACGCCCGCCTGCTGGTCCGCGCCTTTGACCGGCGACAGGCCATGGCCATAGCACCGGCTGAGCCCCACGCCATCGTCCGGGAGGTGTTTGAAAGCGCCCTCGCGATGGGCATCCAGGCGCTCGAGGCGCTTGACGTCGCTCCGGACGAGATTGTCGATGCCGAACGCGCCTTGCGCCATCTCGATGCCGCCCGCTTTGACATGCAGATGGAAAGCGGAGACCTGCGCGCCGGAGCCCATTTGCGCTTCCGTGCGGGGGACGGTCCGCGCCCGCGCGAAATTCTCGATCAACTGGCTGACAGGTTGCGCGGCGATGGACGCTGACCCACGCTTTCCCCGCGCCCTTTGGCTCGCTGCGGCTTTGTCCGCCGCACTTGCCGTCGCGGCCGGTGCCTTTGGTGCCCATGGCGCGGCGACGCCCAAGGCCGCCGAATGGCTGCGCACCGGCGGCTTATACCAGCTGACCCACGCCATCGCCGCGCTGACCATCGCCGCCCGCTTTCCGCGCAGCGCCGCGACGATGCTCGCGGGTGCCGCCATCTTTGCTCTGACCCTCTACGCCATGGCGCTGGGCGCCCCCCGCTGGCTCGGCGCCGTCACCCCCATCGGCGGCACGCTGATGATTGCCGGTTGGCTGGCGGTGGGGTGGACGGCCATGCGCCAACGCTAGTCCGCCTTCCCCCGCTGGCGGGGGAAGGATGCGAAGCCTTATGAGCGGAGCGAATTAGGCGAAGCGGTATGGGGGTGGCAGGCATTGCCCCGGTCAGGCCGACCCGAGCGCATCGCCAGCCACCCTCACCAAGGTCCGCTAGCTGGCAAGCCAGCAAGCAGACCCATCCTCTCCCGCCTGCGGGAGAGGGAAAGACGCAATCCGCCCAAAACAGTGCCCCTGCGAAGGCAGGGGCCCATCTCCAGCCCTGTCGGAAGCTGGTCTTGTGGCAGTGTCGGGTGCTCCCCCTACTTCCCCGTCCGTCGGCAGCGTTCGGAACAATAGACGACATTGTCCCAGTCGCGTTCCCACTTCTTGCGCCAGACAAAGGGCCGCTCGCATACCGGGCACATCTTGCTCGGCAAATTGGCCTTGGCGACGCCGCGTGGCATGGTCAGGGCCGCGCCTCGCCGTCGAGGAAGCGGGCCACCTCGTCGAGGTTCACATCCTTGGCGAGGAAGGTTTCGCCAATACCGCGTGCGAGGAGAAAGGGCACCTTTCCGCCGCTGGCCTTTTTGTCATGTGCCATGTGCGCCGCGAGCGTTGCACCATCGGCGGAGACGCCTGCCGCCGCCAACCCGTCTGGCAGACCGACAGACCGGAGATGCGCCGCCACCCGCTCGGCATCCTGCTCGCTGCACAGGCCGCGTGCGGCCGAAAAGCGAAAGGCAAGCGCCATGCCCGCCGCCACCGCCTCGCCGTGCAACAGGCGGTCGGAATAGCCTGTCTCCGCCTCCAGCGCGTGGCCAAAGGTATGACCGAGGTTGAGCAGGGCGCGGCGGCCGCTGGTTTCGCGCTCGTCATCGGCGACGATTGCCGCCTTGGCCGCGACGCTGGTGGCAATGGCTTGCAGCCGGGCAGCACCGTCGCCAGCCAGCAGCGCGTTGCCATTGGCCTCACACCATTCAAAAAAGGCGCGATTGTCGATCAGCCCATATTTGACCACTTCGGCATAGCCCGCCGCCACTTCGCGCACCGGCAGCGTGTCGAGCGTGTCGGGGTCGATCAGGACAAGGCTCGGCTGGTGGAACGCACCAACCAGATTCTTGCCAGCGGCTGTGTTGATCGCGGTCTTGCCGCCGACCGAGGAATCGACCTGCGCCAACAGGGTGGTGGGGATCTGGATGAAATGACATCCGCGCTTGATGATCGACGCGGCAAAACCGGTCAGGTCACCGATCACGCCGCCGCCCAGCGCCACGATATTGTCGCTGCGCTCGACCTCCAGCCGCAACAGCTCATCGCACAGGCCCGACAGGTGCGGCCAGCTCTTGGTTGCCTCCCCGGCCGGCAGGATGATCGGGTGACAGGCAATGCCTGCGGCTTCGAGCGATGCGGTCAGCACCGGCAATTGGGTTTGGGCGACATGGGCATCGGTGACGATGACCGCGCGCCCCCGCGGGAACCAGGCGGCCATATGGTCGGCGGCGCGGTGCAGGCTGCCGGGCTCTACCCTCACTTCATAGCTGCGCTCGCCCAGCGCGACGGGGATGGTAGTGCCTGTCATGCCAAATACTCTTTCAACAGTGCGATGATCGCCTCGACCGCCCGGGCGTGGGGCGTCTGGTCGGTTTTGACCTTCAGATGCGCCTCGGCATAGGCCGGTCCCCGCTCCTTGAGCAGGCGCGTCAAAATCTCGCGCGGGTTGCCCTGGTTCAGCAGCGGGCGGTGGCTGCGCCGGGCGGTCCGTTCGACCAGGATGTTGACCGGCACGTCGAGCCAGATGGCAATGCCCTTGTCGAGGATGCGCTGGCGCGTATCAGGCTGGACAAAGGCGCCGCCGCCTGTCGCCAGCACACAGGGGCCAGCCTCCATCAGCCGCTGGATCACCCGCCGTTCGCCATCGCGGAAATAGGGTTCGCCATAGCGTTCGAAAATCTCTGCGATTTTCAGCCCGGCAGCCGATTCAATCTCGTCATCGGCGTCGTAAAAAGGCAGCGACAGGCGCGCGGCGAGCCGCTTGCCGACGCTCGACTTGCCCGACCCCATCATGCCGACAAGCACGATCGGCCGGTCGATCGTCAGATCGGGGGCGCGGGGCGGGCCGCCGGGAGGCGTGTCAGAGATCATGCACCAAGCGCCTATCCTGCCAGTCGCCCGGAGGCAAACGGCTTCGTCGGAACGGCGAAGATCAACGCGCCATTGCCCATTGCACCGCGTCACCGCTAAAGGGGGAGACATGGTCGTTGCTGCGGCCGGCAGAATGATGGGAGAGCGCGCGTGGCGCTGGGTTCAAAACGTCCGGTCTGGCTGTTGGGGGGTGTCGCCATCGCGGCGGTGGCTGCATGGCCTGTGCTGGGACAGGAATCACTGCTGCCGCCGGGCTTTGACCAGCCTCCCGCCAACCGTCCGGCCCCTGCGCCCTCGCCGAGCCCCGCTCCCGCCCCAAGGCCGGCAGAAAGGCCAGCTAATTCAAATAATTCCACCCCTGCCAGACCCCCGGCACAGAGCGTCCCTCCCCCTGGCAATAGTGGCTCTACCTCGCCCTCTGCCTCCACTCCCGCGCCCCCTCGCACCGCTGACGGGGAACAGCAACTCGACGATTCGGAAGGGGCGCTCGAAGAAGGCGACATCGAAACCGCTGCCCCGCGCTATGACCTGCCGCCAGGTGCCCGCCGCTCGCTCGCGCGCATCGGCCCGCTCTCGGCCGAAACCGGCGGACTGCCAGCCAATGCCTTTGGCAACCGTGGCATCTACGCCTCGCGCCTGATGGACAATCTGCGCCAGCCGCTCGTCTCTCGCTGGTCGTTTATCCTGTTGCGCCGCGCCATGCTGTCGGGAGTTGACACGCCGCCGAGGATCAACGGCGCCGATTTTATCGCTTCGCGCGCCAATCTTCTGTTCCGCCAGGGCGATGCCGCCAGTGCACGCTTGCTCGTTCAGTCGGTCGATGTGGACAAGGCCAGCCCGCGTCTGCGCCAGGCGGTCCTTCCCATCTATCTCGCCAATGCCGATCCCGCCGGCCTGTGCCCCTATGTACCAACAATGGCGGGCACGGACGAAAGCTGGCGCCTGGTGCAGGCAATGTGCGCGGCGATGGTCGGGGAATCGGGCACGGCAACGGCCATCGTCGATCGCGTCCAACGCGGCGGTCGCTTGCCTGCGATCGATGTAAAGCTCGCAGAGAAGATCGTTGGCGCCGGGCTTGCGAGCCGTCGTTCTGTGACGATCCGCTGGGACAATGTCGAGGAATTGACCCCTTGGCGGCTGGGGCTGGCGACGGCGGCAGGTGTCGAGATTCCGTCTGAGCTTTGGCAAACCGCGACGCCGGCCATGCGGCGATGGGCTGTACAAATGCCCATGATCCCCGTTGAACAGCGTTTTCGTTTTTTGGCGGATGCATCGGCCTATGGCACATTGTCGTCGCGGGGTTATGTTGATCTGGTCAGCTTGACAGCTGATGCCGACGAACCGGGCGACACCATCTCCGCAAAGGGGGCGGAACTGCGCGCGGCGTTCGTGCTTGCCGACCTTTCCGCCCGCGTTTCGGCGATATTGGGCCTGAGTGAAGGTAGCGCTGGCTACAGCGGCCATGTGCTTGCGGCACGCGCTGCAGCGCGCGTTGGCCCGGTTGATCTGTCCGATGAGGAAAATTATGGCTTGCTCTCGGCCATGCTCGCGGGCGGGTTGGATCGTAATGCCATGCTTTGGGCGCCCAAGGTTGCAGTCGGCTCATCAGGGTGGGGCCTTCTGGCGGTTGGGTCTCCCACGCCTCTTGTTGGCGTGTCGGCGGCTCAGGTTGCGGACTTTGCTTCGGATGACGATAGCGAGGGTCAATTGCGGACCCGCATGCTCGCAGCCGCTTTGATTGGGCTGGAGAGGGTGAGTGGCGACGATGTGGCAACCTTGTCACGGGACCATGCGCTTGAACTGGGCAAGCAGACCAGCTGGACGCGGGCGATTGATGAGGCAGCGCGGCGCAATGAAGCCGGTACTGTTGCGGTGTTGGCCGCAATAGGTTTGCAGGGGCGCAATTGGCAGGGCGTGCCTCCACGTCACATCTATCACATAACCCGCGCCTTGCGCATGGTTGGGCTCGGCGCAGAAGCACGCATGATCGCGGCAGAAGCCATCACCCGCAGTTGAACATGGCCAAGCAGCGCCGGACTGTTGAACTTGCCGATCAAGATCGGTCGTTGATTGACCGTTATTTGGAGATGCTGGCGGTTGACCGAGGTGCGGCCAAAAACACTCTTCAGGCCTATCGCCGCGACCTGCAACAGGCATCACTCTATTTGGCCGGCAGCGGTGGATTGGCCAGCGCCGACGCTGTGAAGCTCTCCGGATTGGCAACAAACTGGCAAGACCAGTCTGTCGCTACGCTTGCCAGAAAGCTGTCTGCGGTCACGGGTTTCTTCAAATTTTGTGAAGAGGAGCGATTGCTGCCTGACAATCCCGCAACAGGCCTTGCAAGGCCTGTGTCGCGAAGGCCTTTGCCTCGATTGCTGGATCATCAGGATATCGAAACCCTGTTCTGCTCCCTCGAAGAGACTGCATCGAGGGAAGGGGCGCCAGACGCCGCGATACGCTTGTTATGTCTGGTCGAGCTCCTTTACGGTTCGGGGCTGCGGGCTAGCGAGCTCGTCAGCCTGACCCGGCGGGCGTGGTCTATTGATCGTCCTTATCTCATTGTCCGTGGCAAGGGCGACAAGGAACGCATGGTGCCCGTTTCGGAACGGGCGCGCGTCGTTCTGTCAGCATGGATCGCCCGTTTACCAGCTGATAGCGCGTGGCTGTTTCCGGTCCGTGGCAAGCCAATGTCCCGCGTTCGGTTGTTCCAGTTGATCAAGCAGGCGGCGGCAGCCGCCGGGATCGACCCGGCGCGGGTCAGCCCGCATGTCTTGCGCCATGCCTTTGCCACGCACTTGCTTGAGGGGGGTGCGGATTTGCGGGTTTTGCAGTCGCTGTTGGGCCATGCTGACATAGCCACGACTGAAATTTACACGCATGTTGACAGCCGGCGGCTTATCGAACTGGTCAATCAGCGGCATCCGCTTGCCCGCATGGCGCACGGCAAAATGCGGCCGCGGATGGTTACGGCAGGTAATGGCGATTGTTGACGTCGGCCGACCATCCGCCTAACCGGCATTTGCCCATGATGACATATCTCGAATTCGAAAAGCCCGTCGCGGCATTGCAGGATCAGATTGATGACCTGCGCAAGGCGGCTGACGATCAGAATCTGGATGTAGACGCCGAGATAGAGCGGCTTGAGGCCAAGGCGGCTGCCCAGTTGCGGGACCTGTATGCCAAATTGACTCCTTGGCAGAAGACAGCGGTGGCGCGGCATCCGGACCGACCCCATTTCAACCAGTTGGTAGCTGGTTTGTTCGATGATTTCCTCCCGCTTGCGGGTGATCGGGCCTTTGGCGATGATCAG
This window encodes:
- a CDS encoding tyrosine recombinase translates to MAKQRRTVELADQDRSLIDRYLEMLAVDRGAAKNTLQAYRRDLQQASLYLAGSGGLASADAVKLSGLATNWQDQSVATLARKLSAVTGFFKFCEEERLLPDNPATGLARPVSRRPLPRLLDHQDIETLFCSLEETASREGAPDAAIRLLCLVELLYGSGLRASELVSLTRRAWSIDRPYLIVRGKGDKERMVPVSERARVVLSAWIARLPADSAWLFPVRGKPMSRVRLFQLIKQAAAAAGIDPARVSPHVLRHAFATHLLEGGADLRVLQSLLGHADIATTEIYTHVDSRRLIELVNQRHPLARMAHGKMRPRMVTAGNGDC
- a CDS encoding iron-sulfur cluster assembly scaffold protein: MASALYTTKLLRLAVEAASHPRLSQPDASEEARAPLCGSRIALDLTVDDQGRVSAIGFDVNACAVGQASAAILADVARGRSVEELRAAADSLTLWLNDRAAPMPDWPRLVELAEARAYPARHGAILLPWRAAATAAHRAAACKAGA
- the radA gene encoding DNA repair protein RadA, which encodes MAKPKRTFVCQACGSSQNRWQGQCPDCGEWNTLAEEAPATVFSQKHDLSAGGRPIELESLSGADTMPARMHSGVGEFDRAVGGGLVAGSATLIGGDPGIGKSTLLLQVAARLALAGKSVAYVSGEEAAGQVRLRAARLGYANAPVSLASATSVRDILTTMGQGAAPDLLIIDSIQTMHSDLIEGAPGTVSQVRASAQELIRFAKDRGTAVILVGHVTKDGSLAGPRVLEHMVDTVLAFEGERSHQYRILRAVKNRFGGTDEIGVFAMAQEGLQEVTNPSALFLTDRHGEVAPGTAVFPALEGTRPVLVEIQALTLRLASGATPRRAVVGWDSGRLAMILAVLEARCGLSLSSAEVYLNVAGGYRLTDPAADMAVAAAIISAFAERPIPADAVIFGEIALSGELRPVAHAPLRLKEAGKLGFARAIIPAHAAPDAGVRLQTHDRLADFVDHLLGRG
- a CDS encoding DUF423 domain-containing protein, producing the protein MDADPRFPRALWLAAALSAALAVAAGAFGAHGAATPKAAEWLRTGGLYQLTHAIAALTIAARFPRSAATMLAGAAIFALTLYAMALGAPRWLGAVTPIGGTLMIAGWLAVGWTAMRQR
- the aroB gene encoding 3-dehydroquinate synthase, which codes for MTGTTIPVALGERSYEVRVEPGSLHRAADHMAAWFPRGRAVIVTDAHVAQTQLPVLTASLEAAGIACHPIILPAGEATKSWPHLSGLCDELLRLEVERSDNIVALGGGVIGDLTGFAASIIKRGCHFIQIPTTLLAQVDSSVGGKTAINTAAGKNLVGAFHQPSLVLIDPDTLDTLPVREVAAGYAEVVKYGLIDNRAFFEWCEANGNALLAGDGAARLQAIATSVAAKAAIVADDERETSGRRALLNLGHTFGHALEAETGYSDRLLHGEAVAAGMALAFRFSAARGLCSEQDAERVAAHLRSVGLPDGLAAAGVSADGATLAAHMAHDKKASGGKVPFLLARGIGETFLAKDVNLDEVARFLDGEARP
- a CDS encoding DUF2256 domain-containing protein; translated protein: MPRGVAKANLPSKMCPVCERPFVWRKKWERDWDNVVYCSERCRRTGK
- a CDS encoding cation:proton antiporter; the protein is MNLALTEFVILLGAALLCVILFRRIGLGAVLGYLVAGALVGPHGLALVGGGEAKLQFAELGIALLLFLVGLELNPRRLWHLRREIFGLGLSQVLVSGAALFAFLLAVSGFTWQAVLALALPLALSSTAQVLPGLKSSGRINSPFGEKAFSILLLQDLSIVPFITIIAALSRAPVDPAAPSGWQMALYTVGAVAGLVLAGRFILHPLLKIVGRIGERELFVVVGLFTVLAAAGLMHALHLSIALGAFVAGVMLADSPYRHELEADVEPFRSILLGLFFLAVGMVLDVGVVMERPLTVIGLAAGLILIKTAVLWGVARLFGMAWRPALALALLLSQGGEFGFVLFTQAQQAQLILPEAASLFTAVVTLSMAATPFLMLFTRFLEYSREADGSDLDGPEAAANGRAIVVGYGRFGQMVAQMLHAADISVTLIDKRPSQIELSGRFDTKVYYGDGLRLDVLHHAGADEAQLIALCIDDAAMGADQIGAIKHAFPNARLLVRAFDRRQAMAIAPAEPHAIVREVFESALAMGIQALEALDVAPDEIVDAERALRHLDAARFDMQMESGDLRAGAHLRFRAGDGPRPREILDQLADRLRGDGR
- a CDS encoding shikimate kinase: MISDTPPGGPPRAPDLTIDRPIVLVGMMGSGKSSVGKRLAARLSLPFYDADDEIESAAGLKIAEIFERYGEPYFRDGERRVIQRLMEAGPCVLATGGGAFVQPDTRQRILDKGIAIWLDVPVNILVERTARRSHRPLLNQGNPREILTRLLKERGPAYAEAHLKVKTDQTPHARAVEAIIALLKEYLA
- a CDS encoding CvpA family protein, with translation MIASPISLTICWAGDSDGGMYGLTALDIIILLALAGGAITGLMRGFVQEVLSLGALIVALFALRILHQPATEWLTPTIGTETGSSVLAFALIMGIIWGGGKFAAVQIGSRTRSSLIGPVDRLLGGGFGLLKALLIASALFMLVNLAYDLVFGASSERPGWMSEGRTYPLMRATSALLSDVAAERIRDRADPPPAAPLPDAPGG